CGTGCGATCGAAGCCGGCGCTTATGTCGTCGCGGCGGCGCAGACTGGCGTACACGAGGATGGCCGGGCGACTTTCGGCCATTCGCTGGTGATCGATCCATGGGGTGAGGTGGTACTCGACATGGGCGAGGAAGCCGGACTGGGTTTCGCCGAACTCGACCCTGCGCGTGTCGAGGACGTTCGCAGCCGAATTCCAGTATTGAACCATCGTCGGCCGATCCCTGTCGTCACGACGGCCTCATGATCGTCTTCGATCTCAAATGCACTGACGAGCATGTCTTCGAAGCATGGTTCGGATCAAGCGTTGCGTTCGAGGCGCAGCGGGAGCGCGGGCTGATTGCCTGCCCCTATTGCGGCGCGACCGATGTGACCAAGGCGGTGATGGCGCCAAGCATTCCGGCCAAGGGCAATACGAGGTCCATGCCGTCGAACCTGCCGACGCCCGAGGCGATGAAGGCCGCGTTCCAGGCGCTTGCCGCCGCGCAAGTCAAGGCGCTCGAGACATCCGAATGGGTCGGCCGTGCCTTTGCCGATCGTGCCCGCGCCATGCATGTCGGTGATGCGCCCGTCGCGCCGATCCACGGTCAATCGACTGCGGCGGAGGTCAAGGATCTGGTCGAGGAAGGCGTGCCGATCGCGCCGCTGATTGTGCCCGTGGTGCCACCCGAGGCGCTCAACTGAACAGGGTCGATATCCGCGGAACGCGAATATTGCCGGGGGAAGCAGGTCAATGACGCACATTATCGGCATCGCCGGCAGCCTGAGAAGGCATTCGTTCAATCTTGCCTTGTTGCGCGAGGCCGAGAATCTGATGCCCGCAGGTGTGACGCTTAATGTCCGCACCATCGCTGGCATCCCGCTTTACAACGCCGACGAGGAAGCCGCAGACGGTCTGCCACGCGCGGTGGCCGAGCTCAAAGAGGCGATCGTCGCGGCCGACGGACTATTGCTGGCGACACCCGAATATAACAACGGGATTCCCGGCGTGTTCAAGAATGCGGTCGATTGGCTCTCTCGCCCCGCAGACGATATCGGCCGGGTGTTCGGGGCAAAGCCCGTTGCAATGATCGGTGCGTCGCCCGGTGGGTTCGGCACGATATTGTCCCAGGACGCCTGGCTGAGCGTACTCCGCACGCTCGGTACCCGGCCCTGGTTCGAAGGACGTCTGCTCGCCGCGCGCGCCGGCGGTTTGTTCGACGCGGAAGGGCAGTTGACCGACGAACCCATGCGCGAACGGCTCAGAGCCTTTATCTCGGGCTTTGTTACGTTCGTCGAGGAAAGCAAAGCATGAGCGATCTGGTCAGCGTCCATGTCACTGAAACTGGCAAAAGCCCGTTTGCCGTTCGGATCGAGACCGGCGGTCACGCGATCATCGGCGATGAACCGGCCTCGATAGGTGGTGCCGATCTGGGGCCGTCACCCTATCAGTTGCTCACCGCCGCGCTTGGCGAATGCACGGCGATGACGGTGCGCTGGTTCGCGCGCCAGAAACAATGGCCGGTCGATCATGTCGCGGTGGACGTGACACATCAGAAAGGGCCGGTAGAGGGCAGGGCGGGGATGGTGGACATCTTTCACAAGACCGTTCGGATCAATGGTGCCGCGCTTACCGCGGAGCAGCACGAACGGCTGATCGACATCGCCGCAAAATGCCCGGTGCATCGTACGCTGGAGGGCGGGTCGTCGATCACCACCATTGGCATTCGCGCGACTTAACCCGGCGACACATTCAGCGCTTGTCGGCCGATATGTGAGGATCGGCGGGTGGCGGCAAATTGATCCGGATCATTTTGTTGTTCCGGTGACCGTGCGATTATCTGTCGATGGAACGAACAAACGAACATCGGCCTGAGCGATCCCACGCCGTCGCTTTCGCGATTGCGGGTTACCTCGCTTTAATTCTGGTGCTTGTCGCTGGCCTGATGGATTGGATTTAGCCCGCCACGAAGCCAATCTGTTTCCAGCGAATCTCTAAGGTATCATCTTTGTGTCGCGTCAACTTGCCTCATGGCCATCGCCCGTGTCACCTTCGATGAGCACCGTGGCGACGACTCGCCAACTGTGACGGGAGGATTCGCAATGGTTCGATTCGGACTTGTGGCCGCACTTGGCCTCGCGATGACGGGCTGTAGTGGCGGCGCCGGCACGGGCCGCAACGTCGAGAATGTGGCGACGGCCAATAATCCTGCCGCCACGGGCAATGTCGTCGCCGGCAACGTCGAGACAGTAGGCCCGCTAGATGCATGGGTCGGCAAACATCCATCGGATAAGATCGACGGCATCACTTTCCTGGCGCAGCCATCGGTCAAGGCAGCGGTTACTACCGTCGTGTCCGATACGAAAGTTCGCGATTTCGTGTTTGGCTATAACGGACCCGACGCGCCGATCGTGAAAAAGGACGGGCGAGTCCTCGCCTGGGGCTGCGAGGAGCATAATTGCGGCTACCATAATTGGTCGGTATCGATCACGCCGGATGGATCGAGCGCCGACGTCTGCTTCTATAAGGACAGCGCAAAGGCCGATGGCCCATCGACCTGGTATCTCGCCGCGGGCAAGACTGAGCAGCGACCGGGCAATTGCCCTTCCCAATAGCCGATAATTTGCCAGATGAATGCCGCGCATGCCCGGCGGTGTTGCAACGTCAAAGTCAGCCCGGGGGCACGCCCTTCTAAATCGCGACCGTCCCCGCTTTGCCGCCGATGTCCACAATGTTACCGGTATCAATGGCATTGACGGCGAGATATGTGGTCATTGCTATGTCGCGTGGCTTCGCGCGGCGAATACTGGGTCGGATTGATTGATGCGGAACCTCTTCGTTGCTGTGCTCGCACTGACGAGCCTGTCCGCCGCGCCGCCGCCAAGGCCTGAATCGGACGAAACCGGCACGCGTCTCACTGTGGAACTCGATGCGGGCTGGCGGTTCACGCGCAGCGACGTCCGGGATGCCGCTAATCCGGAACTCGATGATGGTGCATGGGACAAGGTCACTCTGCCGCACAGCTTCAACGCGGAAGATGGAGAAAGGCCGGACTATTATCGGGGCCCGACCTGGTATCGCCGTCCCTTTCGGATCGATCGCATTGAGCCTGGCCGGCGGCTATTCATTCAGGTCGACGGTGCGGCGACTTCTGCGCAGTTATTTCTCAACGGCCAACGGTTGGGGCGCCACGATGGCGGACACGCCGCGTTCCGGTTCGATCTTACCCCGGCGTTGCGCCTCGGGCGTAATCTGCTTGCGGTTCGTGTCGATAATGCCGCGGACGAGGCGATTACGCCGCTGGGTGGGGACTTTACCGTCTTTGGCGGGCTCTATCGTGGCGTGTCACTTCTCGAAACGGACGACATTCATCTCGATTTGATGGATCATGGTGGTCCGGGGGTTTACGCCCGCCTCCTACGCTTCGCTGGCAATGCGGCACATGTGGCCGTGACGGTCAGGGTGACCAACGACGGTACCGCGCGCCGTGACGTGCCGCTTCGAACGCGCGTGCTTGATGCTCGGGGGCATGTCATCGCCGAGAGCCAAGGCTTCGTCAGCGTGGAAGCTGGCGCAACCACAGCCGAAACACGCCAGGTCATAATTCCCACCGCACATCGGTGGGACGGCGTGCGCGACCCCTATCTCTATCGATTACAGGTTCGCCTGGGGAAGGATGGCGATGCGATTGTCATTCCGCTGGGCCTGCGCGAGATTGCGATCGACCCGGAAAAAGGGCTTCTGCTCAACGGCTGCCCTTATCCGGTGCGCGGCGCCAACCTGATGGCCTCCGCTCGCCCCGGCAAGGGGACGGCCGTGACGCCGAAGGAAATTGACGAGGATTTCCGGATCCTGCGCGAAATGGGATCGACCGGCGTACGCCTTGTCCATTTCCAGCACGGGCAGGAAGCATATGATATGGCCGATCGCCTTGGTCTGGTCGCGTGGACCGAAGTCGGCGTCAACAGCAAGGTCGCCGATACGCCGGCGTTCCGCGCCAATGCGGTACGGCAGGTTCGCGAGCTAATCGCACAGAATTACAATCATCCATCGGTCGCCTTATGGGGTATCGGCAACGAGGTTTACGCGGAGGATCCGGGCGTTGCGCGCACGCTCGAAGCGCTGAACGCAACGGTCAAAGCCGCTGATCCAAGCCGTCCGACAGTCTATGCCCATTGCTGCCAGGCCGACGACGCGCCCAAGGCGATGATCACCGATGTCATTGGCTTCAACCGTTATTTCGGCTGGTATCCCGATCAGGCGAACAAGACGTTGGGTGGCTGGGCTGCCGGATTCCATGCCGCACATCCGCATCGTGCCTTTGCGATCGCCGAATATGGCGCCGGGGGAAGTATTCTCCATCAGGAGGACCCGCCAAGGCCGGTCGTGCCGGCGAGCGGATGGCATCCGGAACAGTTCCAGGCCAACTATCACGAACAGAACTGGCGCGAGATTGCGGCCAAACCCTATATCTTCGCGACCTTCGTCTGGACTGCATTCGATCTGGCCTCGGGCGGACGGAATGAAGGGGATCGCCGAGGGATCAACGACAAGGGTCTGGTCAGCTATGATCGCCGTGTCCGCAAGGACGCCTGGTTCTGGTACCAGGCGAACTGGTCGGATCGCCCGATGGTTCATATTGTCGGCCGACGGTTTCGGCTTCGCCCTTCCGCAGACAATCAGGTCAAACTCTATACCAACCGTCCCACCGCCGAACTGTGGGTGAATGGTGTCTCCCAGGGGAGGCGCGCTGTGCTCGGTCGTGTGGCGAGCTGGTCGGTCAACCTCCGAACGGGCGAGAACACTCTTCTTGCCCGCGTGCCGGGAACCAAGGGAGTGTGGCTCACCGATAGCATCGGGCTAAACTATGCACCGTTGCCCCGAATGCTTTCGGCGAGCGGGCAGATCGCGGATCCGATCCCTTAGACTCGACCGCCCCCGAAATCGCCATCTACGCGGACGGTGTCGCCGATCTCGATGATCGAGCGGATCGCCGCCCGGTTCGGGAATATTCGGGTCGACAAATATCGGGTCCGCGCTTTCCGGTCGCCGTCGCAACGGATCGCAGCACCAGCTGCCGTGACAGGCACAATGAATCAGCACGAAGCGCGCCATCCACTGCCCTATCACTGCACGGCGATCACAACTTTGCCGAACAGGTCGGGCGAGGCCTGATAGCCATAAGCATCGCGCGCCTGATCGAACGCGAAGACACGGTCGATCACCGGCTTGATGCCGCACGCGTCGATCGCGTGGTTGAGGTCGATCGCCATCTGTGCCGAGCCGACAAAGATACCACGCAGGCTCGCACCCTTCATCATCAGCGCATGCGGTCCGGTTTCACCATCGCGCGTCAGCACGCCAATCAACGCGACCTCGCCGCCGAAGCCGACCGCTGCCATCGACTGGGCCAGCGTGCCCGCGCCGCCGACCTCGACGACATGATCGATACCACCGCCCGCGAGTCGCGCGGCCTCAGCACCCCATGCGGGCGTATCGCGATAATTGATCGTCGCGTCGGCGCCGAGCGCCTTGACGCGGTCAAGCTTGGTGTCGGACGAGGAGGTGACGATCACTCGCGCGCCAGCCGCTTTGGCGATCTGGAGCGCAAGCAGCGATACGCCGCCGGTGCCGAGTATCAGGACAGTCCGGCCCGGTCCGACTGTCTTTGGGCCTTCCATCAGTGCGTGCCATACCGTGACGCCGGCGCACGGCAGCGTCGCGGCTTGCTCGAACGAGAGGCTCGCTGCAATCGGCACCACGCCGTTTTCGGGCAGGGCGACATATTCGGCGAGCATCCCGTCGGCGGGCGGCGCGCCGAGCGCAGGACCGGGATTGGGATTGGGCGGTCCGCTCCGCCAGCCCTGAAAGAAGGTGCCTGCGACCCGGTCGCCGACGCGATAGCGGGTGACACCGTCGCCGACCGCGACGACTTCTCCCGCGCCGTCCGAGAGCGGCGTGATGTCGCGGTCGATCGGCCCGCCGAAATAGCGGCCCTGCACGATCAACTGATCGCGAAAGTTGAGCGAGCAGGCGCGCACCCGGATCAGCACCTCACCTGGCCCTGCGACGGGCCGGTCATGCTCGATCAGATGCAGATCATCGAGCGACGCGGCGCCCTTGGTCAGCTGCCAGACCTTCATTGCCTACCTCGTCCTTGCGATGATTCTATACTTGTCTTTGGCGAGCAAGGTGGACGGAGCACCGGGCGAAGGCAAACGACTTCGGCCCGGGCCACCACCTTCATCGTATGACGCATAACGGGACTGGCTTTTGTGCGCGGCATCGCAGAAGTGTTGATACGGACACGAACATAAGGGGTGACGATCGTCGATGAAGCAGGACCGCGACCTTGAAAGCTTGCTCGGTTACCAGATAGACATGGCGCATCTGACGATGGTGGCTGATGCCCGCAAGAAATTGGCGCCGTTCGCCGTCACGCCTGCCAAGCTGACCGCGATGCTGCTGATTCGCGCCAATCCCGGGTGCGACCAGACCGCGCTGGGACGTGCCCTGCGGATCAATCGGTCGAGCGTCATGAAGCTGGTCAATTATCTCGCCGAGCGCACGCTGGTCGAGCGTCACCCTGGTCGCGACCTCAGGACCAATGCGCTGCACCTGAGTGCTGAGGGGGAAGCCCGGCTCGTCGAGATGGTTGCCTGTCTGCGCGAATCGGATCGCCGCATGACCGCCGGGCTCACGGCCGAGGAGCGCGCGACGTTGGCAACCTTGGTCCGCAAACTCCGTCAGCCGCGTGAAACCTCCGGTACGACAACAAAGAACACGCGATCGACCAGTAGCAGGGTTGC
This portion of the Sphingomonas sp. So64.6b genome encodes:
- a CDS encoding OsmC family protein, whose amino-acid sequence is MSDLVSVHVTETGKSPFAVRIETGGHAIIGDEPASIGGADLGPSPYQLLTAALGECTAMTVRWFARQKQWPVDHVAVDVTHQKGPVEGRAGMVDIFHKTVRINGAALTAEQHERLIDIAAKCPVHRTLEGGSSITTIGIRAT
- a CDS encoding DUF1178 family protein, whose product is MIVFDLKCTDEHVFEAWFGSSVAFEAQRERGLIACPYCGATDVTKAVMAPSIPAKGNTRSMPSNLPTPEAMKAAFQALAAAQVKALETSEWVGRAFADRARAMHVGDAPVAPIHGQSTAAEVKDLVEEGVPIAPLIVPVVPPEALN
- a CDS encoding MarR family transcriptional regulator, whose protein sequence is MKQDRDLESLLGYQIDMAHLTMVADARKKLAPFAVTPAKLTAMLLIRANPGCDQTALGRALRINRSSVMKLVNYLAERTLVERHPGRDLRTNALHLSAEGEARLVEMVACLRESDRRMTAGLTAEERATLATLVRKLRQPRETSGTTTKNTRSTSSRVAKLSA
- a CDS encoding NAD(P)-dependent alcohol dehydrogenase; translated protein: MKVWQLTKGAASLDDLHLIEHDRPVAGPGEVLIRVRACSLNFRDQLIVQGRYFGGPIDRDITPLSDGAGEVVAVGDGVTRYRVGDRVAGTFFQGWRSGPPNPNPGPALGAPPADGMLAEYVALPENGVVPIAASLSFEQAATLPCAGVTVWHALMEGPKTVGPGRTVLILGTGGVSLLALQIAKAAGARVIVTSSSDTKLDRVKALGADATINYRDTPAWGAEAARLAGGGIDHVVEVGGAGTLAQSMAAVGFGGEVALIGVLTRDGETGPHALMMKGASLRGIFVGSAQMAIDLNHAIDACGIKPVIDRVFAFDQARDAYGYQASPDLFGKVVIAVQ
- a CDS encoding NADPH-dependent FMN reductase, with amino-acid sequence MTHIIGIAGSLRRHSFNLALLREAENLMPAGVTLNVRTIAGIPLYNADEEAADGLPRAVAELKEAIVAADGLLLATPEYNNGIPGVFKNAVDWLSRPADDIGRVFGAKPVAMIGASPGGFGTILSQDAWLSVLRTLGTRPWFEGRLLAARAGGLFDAEGQLTDEPMRERLRAFISGFVTFVEESKA
- a CDS encoding glycoside hydrolase family 2 TIM barrel-domain containing protein; this translates as MRNLFVAVLALTSLSAAPPPRPESDETGTRLTVELDAGWRFTRSDVRDAANPELDDGAWDKVTLPHSFNAEDGERPDYYRGPTWYRRPFRIDRIEPGRRLFIQVDGAATSAQLFLNGQRLGRHDGGHAAFRFDLTPALRLGRNLLAVRVDNAADEAITPLGGDFTVFGGLYRGVSLLETDDIHLDLMDHGGPGVYARLLRFAGNAAHVAVTVRVTNDGTARRDVPLRTRVLDARGHVIAESQGFVSVEAGATTAETRQVIIPTAHRWDGVRDPYLYRLQVRLGKDGDAIVIPLGLREIAIDPEKGLLLNGCPYPVRGANLMASARPGKGTAVTPKEIDEDFRILREMGSTGVRLVHFQHGQEAYDMADRLGLVAWTEVGVNSKVADTPAFRANAVRQVRELIAQNYNHPSVALWGIGNEVYAEDPGVARTLEALNATVKAADPSRPTVYAHCCQADDAPKAMITDVIGFNRYFGWYPDQANKTLGGWAAGFHAAHPHRAFAIAEYGAGGSILHQEDPPRPVVPASGWHPEQFQANYHEQNWREIAAKPYIFATFVWTAFDLASGGRNEGDRRGINDKGLVSYDRRVRKDAWFWYQANWSDRPMVHIVGRRFRLRPSADNQVKLYTNRPTAELWVNGVSQGRRAVLGRVASWSVNLRTGENTLLARVPGTKGVWLTDSIGLNYAPLPRMLSASGQIADPIP